Proteins found in one Bordetella genomosp. 11 genomic segment:
- the thpR gene encoding RNA 2',3'-cyclic phosphodiesterase encodes MPSTPAPPQADPPAAPVRLFFALWPDAATVRTLGAWATRAHATCGGRIMRPDTLHLTLGFLGDTPPDLLAPLIAETQSRHIEPGTVILSRYGAFPRPRIVWAGPADADNGQADEGAARLETEHRRLWDWVRGLHPAQPEPHFRPHVTLLRNADTRELPAHAPPAIAWRYDRYVLVASVQNGSGRYRIVASTRV; translated from the coding sequence ATGCCATCCACGCCCGCTCCGCCCCAAGCCGATCCGCCCGCCGCGCCCGTCCGCCTGTTCTTCGCGCTATGGCCGGACGCGGCCACGGTACGCACCCTGGGCGCATGGGCGACGCGTGCCCATGCCACGTGCGGCGGCCGCATCATGCGGCCGGATACGCTGCACCTGACGCTGGGCTTCCTGGGCGACACCCCGCCGGACCTGCTGGCCCCGCTGATCGCGGAAACACAGTCCAGGCACATCGAACCGGGTACGGTCATCCTGAGCCGCTATGGCGCCTTCCCTCGCCCACGCATCGTATGGGCGGGACCGGCGGATGCGGACAACGGCCAGGCCGACGAGGGTGCCGCGCGGCTGGAGACTGAACACCGGCGCCTGTGGGACTGGGTGCGCGGCCTGCATCCGGCGCAGCCGGAACCGCATTTCCGCCCCCACGTTACGTTGTTGCGCAACGCGGACACACGGGAATTGCCGGCGCACGCGCCCCCTGCGATCGCCTGGCGCTACGACCGATATGTGCTGGTGGCGTCCGTGCAGAACGGCTCCGGGCGCTATCGCATCGTGGCCTCGACCCGCGTCTAG